gtggttgaagtggacgagctcaaaacgttttgaacaccgtttacacctggcattaacgtcgtccacttgtgatccgatcgacgaaaacgcatgttaatgccaagcgtaaacagcctctttttttaaatgcacgttataaacgaatcagactcataatgattttagattgataaggacttcttactgaccaaaacgccataatacacgcacaagctgcgcatgaaacacagaatcgcagccttgcaatgcagaatcgattttagacaggtctttttaatgggacacacgattTATCCGGAAACCATAgcaaaacttaaattaagtttaaattGCCCCGGCCTGtaggctgaaggtctcgctctgctctGCGCCAGTGTATGCGCTGCGCTGCGCTGGTGCCTGTGAACTGACGAGAAGCGAATAATGACGTGTTTTCATACATAGACTTCACGCACAAAAACGGATTAAATGACCGGGTTTTTATCGCTCATTTAAACGACCCGTCGATCGTTTTTGTCACCATGTGCTCAGTTAATCTACTTCAGTACGCAGCTCTgcgtctcactcagaacctcaagaagGCACATTTGTGCAGGATCATACACATTGTAGagataagagagagagagagaggtaaagccggtttcacaccgcaagcgtgagcagcgcgtaaGCGATGCCTGTTTTTTTGGCAcccatgttaacaagttaaAGCATGCACACCGCATGCGTAAGCAGCGTGTGCTGGCGTGGCAGGAGCGTCGCTGAAGTAGCAGTGCTGCGATCGTTTCGGCGTTGGCTCTATTTTTGCTGCcctgctcacgctcaattaaagtgatagtgcattgtttatggtttaaatggtcGTGGAGTGACGCGAAGAAGTGTAATTATACAATAAAATCACTAaagtgatgccaagtgtgtttcaaacagtcatgactttgagcaatttaagtgaaagcaatgaaatattttaaaacgCACTGTTGCCAGTAGACTGTGCTGTCATTCACTTTCTGCCCagcaaatgagtcctcatctatcttaataatcttcagagaaaccgATACATCTGTAAATCTAAATCTTATGCTTAAACTGTTGAAGGGAAACACGATCGACTGCttcatgctgtcaatcactgagtgcattttttattttctcgtaaaacttcagagaaacaaaTTTAATAATGTGCCATAGGCTTTTGATGTTTAGAATTGTgttttgtgtctatatctgtcattacattgACCAGAGCAGCacaaaaacaatgtggattaaacaaatcagttatataaattacactgaccGCCAAAAAGtgtcttgaagaggttttgctcataaatgcatgtaatataatgaaatgtgaacttgagatttttatactgttatttaaactgcacagtatgcgctgcaaacgcaggCGGTGTGGAAGCACAATGGTCGCGCTACGCAAacgcgctgctcacgcttgCGGTGTGAAACCGGTGTTAGAATGGTGCCCATGTcgaaaaacttaatagaagtctagaaacaaagtaatGCCGgttacaaatgcatatagggtgtcatagatttgcataatttaaagttcaggttttaaagtttgggtcaacctgTGACAcagttttaaagctgaaacttataaaatcctatcagaggttcAAAATCTTATTGAAACACaacagtggctttgctgtcaccaggattaaacatgttactCCTCGAACCCCCTCTACCAACagagcccccccccccacaaAACAAATCTGAATTTAACCCCAGTACATgtgtatatactatatatattcTCAAATTTTTTTCACAGTTATGCtctggcacagagttagacccttttgactccacacagaaacgGCACATTTTGTTGCAGAGatgttaattaaataaaaaataaggaaCACCCTGGatcagttttttatgtattatagaagtattgGATCGGGACTCTGTATCGgtagatactcaaaatcaaaagactcggactcgagggcaaaaaaaaCTGATCGGGACATCCATAATTTTTGTTAACTACTTTTAGGTTGGTTGGCAACAGATCAATAACGTGACTGGGTATAAAAAGAGTATCTTATAGAGGCAGAGTCTCTCagaaaataattacattttttaacatcTGGAATAATATCTGGGCACAAGGGACAAAGGGAAAAATCAGCATTGGATGTCCAGGATCATTGGGCTCTCAGGTGGCACTGCATTTAAAACAGGCATGAATCCGTCATAAAATTCACTGCATGGGCGCCGAAAAAACATGCGCCGCTTATGCGCTGCTCACGCTTGCGGTGTGAAACCGGCATCAGAAATAATTTTTCAGAAATAATCCTGGTTAAAGTTCTATCATGCAAAGATAAAGCCATATGTGATCATGATCCAGAAATGCTGCTGCCTTCTCTGGACTAAATCttattttaaatggtctgaGACAAAGTGAAAAACAGTTTTTGGGTCAGATTAATCAAAACTTCACAAAAATTCTTTTTAGAAACCATGGCCACATTTTCTGGACTAAAGAGGAGATGGACCATCTGTATTGTTATCAGTGCTTAGTTCAAAAGTATGTATCTCTAATGGTATGAAGGTGCATTAGTAGTGTCCATTGAATGGGCATCTTTCTTTATTATGCAGCTTACTGCATTTATTACAACAGCATGGCTTTATAATTGAAGAGTCTGAGTGATGAACTGATTTGCCTGTAGTCGAGACCTTTGAATACATTTGGTCTTTGCAATCCACCCGTTTAACCTGGATGTAGTTAACAAAAAGAAACGCGTGTGTCTTATTTCAGGTTGAAGAAGACTTGCGGCTAAATAAAGCTTGTCCGATTCATACTGTTGACCAGACAGTACACACAGATGAGGAGAAGGCAATCCGTGAGGTTGTCGATAACGTCCTCTGGCAGATGGCTGCAGACAGGAAAACCACTGCTCTCAAACAACTGCAAGGCCATATGTGGAGAGCAGCATATATCACTGGGAAAATCAAAGGCGAGTAAGTAAACTCATCTTCCTTTTAACATTAGATTAGGGCCAAGTTTAAGTCAGCTGCTCAGCTTTTGTTGTAGTGCATAGTGTGGTTAATATTTTAAGCATTATTAATATGTCAGAAATTAGCAACTCCTAAGAGTTGCCCATCCCAGATATAGATGATATACTGATATACTTTTTCCATCTAGACTTGTAAGATGAAAATCACTAATCCTTAactttcacccaaaaatgaaaattgtaatATTATTTAATCATACTCATGTAATTGACATCCTTTTTTAAAATCCTTATTTATCCTTTTTTGTGTTCTTCTAAACCAAAACACAGAACAGTTTTTTCTATTAACAATTGAAATGGATTGAGTCGTGTGAAGTTATAacagaaaaagaaaattaacactttaaaataaaaaacatttgtacCGAAGAAAGCAATTGGGTGGAAGTAAtgatatataatttatataaacaatatataaaGTAGCTctcctatatttatttatacatttttattttatcactaaggggtggtttcctggacaggcattagcttaagccaggactaggccttagtttaattaagacatttaagtcatttttaaaagcataatttattaataaacacaactggtgtgcatcttaagacacaACACTCACACGTATATATTTTAGGATTTgtcagagcaagttgttttcaatcaAGACAACACTAAATTTTAAGTTAGTCTGGAACTAGGCTTAAGccatgtctgggaaaccgcccctatgtgtgtttcctgtgttcgaacccatgaacttttgTGCTACAAacgcaatgctcattcaatgcATTGCAGCATGGGTGAAAGGGTTCATGATaaaggatattatttaatataactctaatTGTGTTTGGTTGAAGAAAGGAAGTAATATACACTTAGGATGGCATTAAGGTTTGTAAattatggggtaattttcatttggATATTTTTTTACAGGGTGTACCCAGATGTGGTACCAGCCATCAGGCGGTGGAGACATCATGGTCTGAAGATCTTCATATACTCCTCAGGAAGTGTGGATGCACAGAAGCTACTCTTTGGCTATTCTGATGAAGGAGATCTATTAGATGTAAGCCTGATCTGTTAAGGGCCATTCACAATGAGAGCAAAAGAAGTAATGCAGTTGAGAAAAACTTAACATTTATATAATCAGCACCAATACGATGCTGTCTCTAGCAATAGAAATGACAACAGTGGTGTACATGTCATTGTAATTCAGCGTAAGAGGTAAATGTTATTGTGAGCATTATTCTGTACAACTTATCATCATTTGTTAGGATTTATTTTAACTTGTTAATGATTTCATGTATTATGCACTGGTAAAATGACCCAGTATTCAATTATTCAAACATTCAAACATAGGAATTGTGCATTcactttaataataaatattgttTTCTTGATTTAAAATTAAGGTTAAATAAGATGTAAACTTTATTGAAATGTCTTTCTCAGCTGTTTGATGGGCACTTTGACACCAACATTGGTACCAAAGTTGAAAGTAAAAGCTATGAGAATATTGCAGAGAAGATTGGCTGCCAACCAGGCGAAATCCTGTTCTTAACCGATGTAACACGAGGTGGGTTTACACACATGCcttgtatattttcaaaaagaaTAATTTCTTATAGTTACTGTAAGAAAAATCCCAACCTTTGTGTTAAAATCCCAAACTTGTATGCAGAAACAATTGTAATCCATTCTTTGACAAAATACTGCTCTGTGTATTTGAGCAGCCCGACCCAAAAAAAACGTTTAGGCAGAACTTTTGAAAATGCATTGTTTTGCACTGCACATCCCTTTTAAATTTAGAAGTAGAATTTGGTAGTAGAACTATGTTTTTCCAACTACTGGTAGTTGTTCAGAAAATCTCTTTTGTAACCTTAGTGGTACAccttaaaggaacatgcccacattttgggaattaagcttattcaccgtatcccccagagttagataagtccgtACATACCCTTCTCATCTCGGTGCATGCTGTAACTCTCTGAAGCAGCCcacgctagcttagcttagcacaaagactagaagtgaatggctcaagctagcaaactgctcccaatcaGTGGCAAAATAACGCGAagattttcctatttatgtgttgtgatttgtacagtcacaccgtgtacaaataacaaggtcatatgagactcagtcatcttttaacagtatacatactgggaactatattctcagaaggcgaagcaagTAGCAGTGCTTGGCCTTCTGAGAATAGTCACGGTATggctatacaaatcacaacacataaatagaaaaatatacacgttattttgttacttattgggagcagtatgctagttGGGGCCATGttcttccagtctttgtgctaagttaagctagcgggggctgtgTCAGACAAGTTACaacacgcacggagatgagaaaggtatgtatggacttatctaactctgggggatacggtgaataagcgaaattcccaaaatgtgggcgtgttcctttaattaCTTATTTTTCCACTGAATATAATCTAGGTTAATGTCTCCTCTACAGAGGCAAAGGCTGCGGAGGATGCTGGGGTGAATGTGGCAGTAGTAGTACGGCCTGGCAACATGGAGTTAACTGAAGAGGAGAGAAACATTTATAGAATCATTACATCTTTCAGCCAGTTGGAACTGAATAGAAATGTTTGACAGCAAAGTTACTTTGGATTAATGGTGAATGCTCAATTAACATGGAAAATGTGCTATTCTGCCGGACTGAACTCGGTGCTTGTTGTTTTTACACAAAAACTCATCTTTGAATTAAATACATCTACAGTTTCTTCTAGCGTTTTATATGCAGCATTAATATGTAGCATATGACAATTAAGTCAGGTTAGTTTGTCTATACTCCccttacaattttttttgtacattgTTAGTATAGGAACTGTACCTTTCCTAGAACAATGTATTGTCATTATTAAATGATGTAAAATTTTATTCCAAATTGACATGTTTAGCTAATAACATTTAGACATCGGCACAGGAAcagtgaaataattttcattggtcatgtttgtgtatttcTCCTCTAAAGCAAATAACCAATGTCATAGATGTATTGCACATCATGCAATTTGTAAAAAATGTTGCATATAGCTGGTTTCAAATTCTTCAAGAGAGTGTACATGAATACAAACTCCTCATTTGTtcatatttaagtagtttttattgttgtactTTTAGCtatgttattttgtgtgtgtgaaacATTTGTCCAACAAAGTTCACAGTGACCATGGCTGTCAAGGTTTATATATATTGCCCTATATTTCATGTCTCTTCTGAAAGCACATATCTTTGTGTTAGGAAGAaaattgaagaaaaaaatcttaattgtTTTGAATGCCACCTGCATTCTGTCAGATTTTAACTCTTgatgatattttttttaacattgttcAGGTGGTTAGGTCAGGTCCATCTAAATAGCTGCCACTCACCTCACATTCTTCTGCCCAACATCGCCTCACTCTTTACTACTCACTCTGCTACCCATCCCAATCTTGGAGGGGGCCCCTGTGTTTGGGCCACACCAAATATGCATTCATTATCATATGATAATTACATGTTAGTGCAAACTCATGAAATTGGTCTGAAAATTCTCAaaaatcttcatttgtgttcagggGTAAAAAAGCAACATATTGGTTAGGAGCTAAATTATAATTAGTATATAATCACAAAACCATTTCCATGTGAATTATTAGTTAAACTGTATATTGTAAAAAGTTTATTAGTGTCTATACACTGTTGaactctttaaataaaaaagcatagtttaaaacttaaaaagaCAATGTGTGCCAAGAAAAACTGATCCTGTATTCATATCCTCTTATTTTGTAAATGTCTCTGATGCTTGATtcacaaataaacatgaaacacaTCACAGTAAGTCGTTGTGCATTGCAAGACTGTTGATTTTAAAATTCACATCTCTAGACATTCAGAAGAATCATCCAGAGATTTGTCTGGAGGGGTTACATTCTATTTACATGCATGACTGAAACTTGCAAAACCGTTAAGTATCGAACTTGACAGACATTTTGAAGTTGGACTATAGCTGGTCTGATTGGTACTCTGTGACCTCAGAGAAAGTTTCAGACAGGCTAAGTGGAGGGTCCTGGTCTACGCTACACACTATCTCAAAATGATAATGACGGAACTCAATGGCAAATGTGCCCAGATATGTCAGGAAGAACATAACCAGAGCCCATTGTGCCCGGGCAGCATGCATGTGTAGCCTCTGTGCCATTAAAGCAAAATCTGTAAACTCTGGTCAAGGTTGAAATAGTAAAAACCAGGAAACATCTGTGGATAAAGCAGATAGCTAGATTCTTTTGGGTATCTGAACCATTCATTATTGAGAATAAATGTATGGATGATATATTAAAAGGGATTGGTCCACATAATTCTACTCGGCCTAATATGTTTTACATCATGCCCTTtgtgacaaaaaatatcaaaccaaatttatgtttttagaaGGTTTACAAGTTAATTGTCAACACACCATCTGAAAATAACAGTGGAAGAGATGTATTTAAATGAACCATGTTTCATGGGTGATAGGATATCACAATGATTTAATACACAcgcaaaaaacagcttaaacTACCTTAAAGAGCCGCTAACCTAGGTGTTTTCAGTCTCTGGTATCCCCAGAATGTTTCTGTAAAGATTCAGCTCaatacaccacagatctttTATTATACGATGTTGAACATGGTGATTTCTGGCTGCAATGAAAAACacgctgtttttgtgtgtgtttctttaaatgcaaagaaagcttTTGTTTCCCTCCCCGTATGCAAAGTAGGGTGGCAAATGGCTTacacatgtgctttggactacatcaaaacCTGTTTCTTTGACAGAAGGTTGAACTACGGGCTCAGAAGGCAGAGTCTGTAAGCGGTTATTGTTGGggcgtaatcaatgtgacatcacattgataggggatccctaccagcctgttttgtgtgactcTTGTGGTTAGATTACACAAAGAatagatggatttgtataataacaggatgtttctgcacacacactggTGAATAATTTTCTGatagacacatttaaaagtgaatttttttaggTTGGGGGACTAGCCTAGCCTAGCCTATCATTCGAATGGGCTTTGCATATTTgatttactgtatgtgtgctGGTTGTGTTGCATGACTAGCTGCTATCCTGCTAGCCAGTAGACATTACAGTAGACCAACTAAAAATCGACAAAACAAGGCTGGAATACCAACTAATGCATCCTAAACTTCCTAAGACCGGCAAACCATTAGGCCTTGGTTACACTAGACTTTTGGCAAAATGTCTATGCttataaaattttttatttattaacacaTAAATATTGGTGCAACTGCTTGCACAGTTAAAGTTGCTTTTAATATTATTGTACAAAACTGAATTATGCACCAcagttatttttagtttttcatCCACTTAAAAGGTCACGCTGTAATGAATCATGAACGATTGGTCACACGCCTTCACGTAATACTAATTTGCATGTCAACATTCGCCAAACTATCTAATTTCTATCCATATTTGAcagttaatttaaaaaaaagttcatTTACACATTTAGTTCTGTAAAGTTATATTTTAAGGATGAAGGATACAGAGCAGCATGCAAGAAGTGACAGCTCCAGACAATAAGAAGCGGGGGATGCCGGCTCGTTTGCCTTCATTTCTCAAGTTGACCTTCAGGGTCATGAAGGACTGGATCCAACAGAAGAGCGTGCCTAGGCCAAAGGTCATGGATGTTCCAATATTATGCAGCTCCTCATCATTTGacagctaaataaatacaaggacatttcaaaatgagttagatgtttaattaaaaatattaatctcACTGTTGTATATAGCTCGTGAGCAAATAATTCATACCTGAAAATTCCCAACTAGTGTCATACCAAAGCATGCAAGGGACATAGCCACCAAACTGCCAATATTAAGCCAGGGTTTATGCACCTTAGGTTTCAGCTGCAGATATCTCAGCACTCCAAGGATAAATCCTAAAGCCCAAAACACTATGAGAGAATAGACAACAAATTCGTCCTACAGTAAAAAATAGCTCCTTTGACAGAACCTGCACGTGCGCTATTCATACCTACAAAGGATGCTATGTTCATGACCTGACTGAAAACGCAGCTTGCAGGAGGGGCATTGCCAGCAATGCTAAACGTAAGGAATATGGTTAGAAAATGAgacaaaaataagcaaataaagcAATTCATCATAAAGTTCATGTTGGTTCACCTGATATAAGGAGGAGACTTTGATTCTTCCCTTCTGTAGACAGATAATCAGTTTGAATTAGGCATTGATTTAATTATGATTACTCATTAATTTCGTTAGTTGCTAATAAACAGGTACAGTTCACATACTTGTACTCTGAACTTAGGGGGGAGATTTTCTCATCCTCTACAGCAATAAAATACCTGTTTGAattattacaattaataaattTGTGGAGACTGtactattttaacattaaaatggATTAAGACAAAAAAGACGCTGGATGCTCACACAACCCAGAGGCCAGCAGCTGTGAAGATAGAGAA
This window of the Paramisgurnus dabryanus chromosome 10, PD_genome_1.1, whole genome shotgun sequence genome carries:
- the enoph1 gene encoding enolase-phosphatase E1 isoform X2 — encoded protein: MKMSAISMPETTRVLLLDIEGTTTPITFVKDILFPYIRENLEEFLSAHWEEDECKQDVHLLKKQVEEDLRLNKACPIHTVDQTVHTDEEKAIREVVDNVLWQMAADRKTTALKQLQGHMWRAAYITGKIKGEVYPDVVPAIRRWRHHGLKIFIYSSGSVDAQKLLFGYSDEGDLLDLFDGHFDTNIGTKVESKSYENIAEKIGCQPGEILFLTDVTRG
- the enoph1 gene encoding enolase-phosphatase E1 isoform X3, whose amino-acid sequence is MKNGGISFVFCLFLRWYRKFEETIPLDSVFLCMPCSLPAMCDAQRMSWSGDTRPAMKSPLAGTNKDILFPYIRENLEEFLSAHWEEDECKQDVHLLKKQVEEDLRLNKACPIHTVDQTVHTDEEKAIREVVDNVLWQMAADRKTTALKQLQGHMWRAAYITGKIKGEVYPDVVPAIRRWRHHGLKIFIYSSGSVDAQKLLFGYSDEGDLLDLFDGHFDTNIGTKVESKSYENIAEKIGCQPGEILFLTDVTREAKAAEDAGVNVAVVVRPGNMELTEEERNIYRIITSFSQLELNRNV
- the tmem150c gene encoding transmembrane protein 150C produces the protein MRKCSPWMFLPLMFSIFTAAGLWVVYFIAVEDEKISPLSSEYKREESKSPPYISIAGNAPPASCVFSQVMNIASFVGFILGVLRYLQLKPKVHKPWLNIGSLVAMSLACFGMTLVGNFQLSNDEELHNIGTSMTFGLGTLFCWIQSFMTLKVNLRNEGKRAGIPRFLLSGAVTSCMLLYFALMAQRLHMHAARAQWALVMFFLTYLGTFAIEFRHYHFEIVCSVDQDPPLSLSETFSEVTEYQSDQL
- the enoph1 gene encoding enolase-phosphatase E1 isoform X1, whose product is MKMSAISMPETTRVLLLDIEGTTTPITFVKDILFPYIRENLEEFLSAHWEEDECKQDVHLLKKQVEEDLRLNKACPIHTVDQTVHTDEEKAIREVVDNVLWQMAADRKTTALKQLQGHMWRAAYITGKIKGEVYPDVVPAIRRWRHHGLKIFIYSSGSVDAQKLLFGYSDEGDLLDLFDGHFDTNIGTKVESKSYENIAEKIGCQPGEILFLTDVTREAKAAEDAGVNVAVVVRPGNMELTEEERNIYRIITSFSQLELNRNV